One window of Elaeis guineensis isolate ETL-2024a chromosome 11, EG11, whole genome shotgun sequence genomic DNA carries:
- the LOC105054510 gene encoding homeobox-leucine zipper protein HOX9 isoform X3 produces MNKLLMEENERLQKQVTQLVHENAYMRQQLRNASLANDTSCESVVTTPQNSLRDPSNPAGLLSIAEETLAEFLSKATGTAVDWVQMPGMKPGPDSIGIVAISHSGSGVAARACGLVSLEPAKIVEILKDRPSWFRDCRSLEVFTMFPAGNGGTIELVYMQTYAPTTLAPACDFWTLRYTIGLEDSSLVVCERSLSGSGGGPNTTTAHQFVRAEKLPSGYLIRPCDGGGSIVHIVDHLDLEQAWSVPEVLRPLYESSRVVAQKVTVAALHHLRQIAQEMSGEVVYALGRQPAVLRTFSQRLSRGFNDAVNGFVDDGWSLMGGDGMEDVIVATNTSKKISTQANSANAFSVSGGVICAKASMLLQNVPPALLVRFLREHRSEWADYKIDAYSATSLKAGSCSFPGLRHCRFSGSQIIMPLAHTVENEEFLEVVRLEGQAITQDEAPGQAVLSKDIHLLQLCSGIDENAVGACFELVFAPIDELFLDDAPLLPSGFRVIPLDTKKEGLASSRTLDLASSLEVGSATNHSASDKSANGHNLRSVLTIAFQFPYEVHLQDNVAAMARQYVRSIISAVQRVSMALAPSQPGLHVGQKLLPGYPEADTLAHWICQSYNCHLGMELLRYDGETGESMLKVLWHHQDAILCCSFKMQPVFTFANQAGLDMLETTLVALQDINLDKIFDEAGQKALCSEFAKLLEQGYAYLPAGICLSGMGRHVSYEQAIAWKVLGEDNSVHCLAFCFMNWSFV; encoded by the exons CATGAGAATGCATACATGCGACAACAACTACGGAAT GCTTCCCTGGCTAATGACACAAGCTGTGAATCAGTTGTGACCACTCCTCAAAATTCTCTAAGAGATCCAAGTAATCCTGCTGG ACTCCTGTCCATTGCTGAGGAGACCTTGGCAGAGTTCCTTTCAAAGGCTACAGGGACTGCTGTCGATTGGGTCCAGATGCCTGGGATGAAG CCTGGTCCGGATTCGATTGGGATCGTTGCTATTTCACATAGTGGCAGTGGGGTGGCAGCACGAGCCTGTGGTCTAGTGAGTTTAGAGCCTGCAAAG ATTGTAGAGATCCTCAAAGATCGTCCATCTTGGTTCCGTGATTGCCGGAGCCTTGAAGTCTTCACTATGTTTCCTGCTGGAAATGGAGGCACGATTGAACTGGTATACATGCAG ACATATGCTCCAACTACATTAGCTCCTGCATGTGACTTTTGGACTCTCAGATACACCATAGGTTTAGAAGACAGTAGTCTTGTG GTTTGTGAGAGATCTTTAAGTGGTTCTGGGGGTGGCCCTAACACAACTACTGCTCACCAATTTGTAAGAGCTGAGAAGCTTCCTAGTGGATATTTGATTCGGCCTTGTGATGGTGGAGGCTCAATTGTGCACATAGTTGACCATTTGGATTTGGAG CAGGCATGGAGTGTTCCTGAAGTGCTGCGGCCTCTTTATGAGTCGTCCAGGGTAGTGGCTCAGAAGGTGACAGTTGCG GCACTCCATCATTTAAGACAAATAGCACAAGAAATGAGTGGTGAAGTGGTCTATGCTTTGGGAAGGCAGCCAGCTGTTCTGCGAACTTTTAGCCAAAGACTAAGCAG AGGCTTTAATGATGCTGTCAATGGTTTTGTTGATGATGGCTGGTCGCTTATGGGCGGTGATGGCATGGAGGATGTAATAGTTGCTACTAACACATCAAAGAAAATCAGCACTCAGGCCAATTCTGCTAATGCCTTTTCAGTCTCTGGCGGTGTAATCTGTGCCAAGGCATCAATGCTGCTTCAA AATGTTCCCCCAGCTTTGCTGGTTCGGTTTCTGAGGGAGCACCGTTCTGAATGGGCTGATTACAAAATAGATGCATATTCTGCAACATCATTGAAAGCTGGCTCGTGTTCCTTTCCTGGATTGAGGCATTGTAGATTTTCTGGGAGCCAAATTATCATGCCTCTGGCTCACACAGTGGAGAATGAAGAG TTTCTTGAAGTAGTTCGCCTTGAAGGCCAGGCTATTACTCAAGATGAAGCTCCAGGCCAGGCTGTTTTATCCAAGGACATCCATCTCCTACAG CTTTGCAGTGGAATCGATGAAAATGCTGTGGGGGCTTGCTTTGAACTTGTTTTTGCACCAATTGATGAACTTTTCCTAGATGATGCTCCACTTTTACCTTCTGGTTTCCGTGTCATACCATTGGATACAAAAAAG GAAGGCTTGGCTTCTAGTCGTACATTGGATCTGGCATCTAGCCTTGAAGTAGGCTCTGCCACAAACCACTCTGCTAGTGACAAATCCGCAAATGGTCACAACTTACGGTCGGTGTTGACAATTGCCTTTCAATTTCCTTATGAAGTGCACCTTCAGGACAATGTTGCTGCAATGGCAAGGCAGTACGTTCGAAGCATCATCTCGGCAGTACAGAGGGTCTCTATGGCATTAGCTCCTTCCCAACCTGGTTTGCATGTGGGTCAGAAGCTCCTACCAGGCTACCCAGAAGCTGACACCCTTGCTCATTGGATTTGTCAGAGCTACAA TTGTCATTTGGGGATGGAATTGCTGAGGTATGATGGAGAAACTGGAGAGTCCATGTTGAAAGTGCTGTGGCATCATCAAGATGCCATTTTATGCTGCTCTTTCAAG ATGCAACCAGTTTTCACCTTTGCGAACCAGGCCGGGCTAGATATGTTGGAAACAACACTGGTTGCCCTACAAGACATCAATCTTGATAAGATCTTTGATGAAGCTGGGCAGAAAGCTCTCTGCTCGGAGTTTGCAAAGTTGCTGGAACAG GGCTATGCTTACCTGCCAGCTGGTATTTGCTTGTCTGGGATGGGCCGCCATGTTTCATATGAGCAAGCTATTGCCTGGAAAGTCCTTGGTGAGGACAACAGTGTTCACTGTCTGGCCTTCTGTTTTATGAACTGGTCCTTTGTTTAA